A genomic segment from Micromonospora echinaurantiaca encodes:
- a CDS encoding MMPL family transporter yields the protein MTWIVGVIAVATVGFGYGAAPDNDFTGGDSESARAQALIEKHFPEQQGDRLTLAIKAGKGIDDPAARQKIEKVVADLDASPITGPVTSPYQGENQVTEDRRIARMTIPLSDKDVTKTEVKPLVDMVKAASDDSVTLGLGGYMAEKAETPPQGPAESVGIAAAAVILFIAFGSLVAMGLPIVTALLAIASGLALTKLVGHLVPAPDFTLAFGAMIGLGVGIDYALFIVTRYKDSLRDGDEPESATVKAVTTAGRAVLFAGTTVVIALLGLVVMGQRLMTGVAVATSVIVLVTMIAAVTLLPAFLGFTGYRINSLRLPRRAARRPQPVSTTAQARRTLAERWAGVVQRRPLTAALLAGVSLLVLAAPTLSMRLSQPDASVQPRDRSSYVSYEILSEGFGPGYGAPLIFATQVDSRGGDLRPVVEAVSEAEGIAYATPPRVSMDGRAVTFTAFPTTGFQEEATADLVHELRDDVLPAAAGGQRVYVGGPNASTIDVAEESGARLPLMIAVVIAISMVLLIALVRSVTIALQAAVMNLLSIGAAYGVIVAVVQWGWLGPALGFPTAMPVTTWVPMMMFPVLFGLSMDYQVFLTSRVREEYERTGDTRTAVAQGLARTAKVITAAAAIMIAVFTTSLLGPDIAVKQGGLGMAVAVLIDATIVRMILVPAVMELCGKANWWMPGRRTATTIPAAPATVEREARV from the coding sequence TTGACCTGGATCGTCGGCGTGATCGCCGTGGCGACGGTCGGCTTCGGGTATGGCGCCGCCCCCGACAACGACTTCACCGGTGGAGACTCCGAATCCGCCAGGGCGCAGGCTCTGATCGAGAAGCACTTCCCCGAACAGCAGGGGGACAGGCTGACCCTCGCGATCAAGGCAGGGAAGGGAATCGACGACCCTGCCGCCCGCCAGAAGATCGAGAAGGTGGTCGCCGATCTGGACGCCTCACCCATCACCGGACCGGTGACCTCCCCCTACCAGGGCGAGAACCAGGTGACGGAGGATCGTCGGATCGCCCGGATGACCATCCCGCTGAGCGACAAGGACGTGACCAAGACCGAGGTCAAACCCTTGGTGGACATGGTCAAGGCCGCCTCCGACGACAGCGTCACGCTCGGGCTGGGCGGATACATGGCGGAGAAGGCCGAGACACCCCCGCAGGGTCCGGCCGAGAGCGTGGGCATCGCGGCAGCAGCAGTGATCCTGTTCATCGCCTTCGGTTCACTGGTGGCCATGGGCCTGCCGATCGTGACCGCCCTCCTGGCAATTGCGAGCGGCCTGGCGCTGACGAAGCTGGTCGGGCACCTGGTCCCCGCGCCGGATTTCACTCTGGCCTTCGGCGCGATGATCGGGCTCGGCGTCGGCATCGACTACGCACTGTTCATCGTGACCCGCTACAAGGACAGCCTCCGGGACGGCGATGAACCCGAGAGCGCCACGGTCAAGGCCGTCACCACCGCCGGTCGCGCCGTACTGTTCGCCGGCACGACCGTCGTGATCGCGTTGCTGGGTCTGGTCGTCATGGGGCAGCGGCTGATGACCGGGGTGGCCGTCGCCACGTCGGTGATCGTGCTGGTGACGATGATCGCCGCGGTGACGCTGCTGCCCGCGTTCCTGGGCTTTACCGGATACCGGATCAACTCGCTGCGCCTGCCTCGTCGCGCGGCCCGCCGGCCCCAGCCCGTCAGTACCACCGCCCAGGCCCGCCGTACGCTCGCCGAGCGGTGGGCCGGCGTGGTGCAGCGCAGGCCGCTGACCGCCGCACTCCTCGCTGGCGTGAGCCTGTTGGTGCTGGCCGCCCCCACGCTGTCGATGCGGCTGAGCCAGCCCGACGCCAGCGTCCAGCCCCGCGACCGGAGCAGCTACGTCTCGTACGAGATCCTCTCCGAGGGCTTCGGTCCCGGCTACGGGGCACCCCTGATCTTCGCCACGCAGGTGGACTCCAGGGGTGGCGATCTGCGTCCCGTGGTCGAGGCCGTCAGCGAGGCCGAGGGCATCGCGTACGCCACGCCACCTCGAGTCAGCATGGACGGGCGGGCCGTCACCTTCACCGCCTTCCCCACGACCGGATTCCAGGAGGAGGCGACCGCGGACCTGGTGCACGAGCTCCGCGACGACGTGCTGCCCGCAGCGGCCGGCGGGCAACGGGTGTACGTCGGCGGACCGAACGCCAGCACCATCGACGTCGCCGAGGAGTCCGGAGCGCGCCTGCCCCTGATGATCGCGGTCGTCATCGCGATCTCCATGGTGCTGCTGATCGCGCTGGTCCGGTCGGTCACGATCGCGCTGCAGGCCGCCGTGATGAACCTGCTGTCGATCGGCGCCGCCTACGGCGTGATCGTCGCGGTCGTACAGTGGGGGTGGCTCGGCCCGGCCCTCGGGTTCCCCACCGCCATGCCGGTCACGACCTGGGTGCCGATGATGATGTTCCCGGTCCTGTTCGGCCTGTCCATGGACTACCAGGTCTTCCTCACCTCACGGGTCCGTGAGGAGTACGAGCGGACCGGCGACACCCGCACCGCCGTCGCCCAGGGGCTGGCGCGGACCGCCAAGGTCATCACCGCCGCGGCCGCCATCATGATCGCCGTCTTCACCACCTCCCTGCTCGGCCCCGACATCGCGGTCAAGCAGGGTGGCCTCGGCATGGCCGTCGCCGTGCTCATCGACGCCACGATCGTCCGGATGATCCTCGTCCCCGCGGTGATGGAGCTGTGCGGCAAGGCCAACTGGTGGATGCCGGGACGCCGGACAGCCACGACGATCCCGGCTGCACCGGCCACGGTCGAGCGGGAGGCCAGAGTCTGA
- a CDS encoding TIGR03086 family metal-binding protein, translating to MTDSDDSPDLAPAARALKALLHGVTDDQLASPTPCERWTVGDLLDHLLGLTVAFRVAAEKGPDAAPAGPGDPSVANLDPQWRSRLPVQLDELVAAWRAPAAWTGETAAGGVVLPAEIMGIVALNELVVHGWDLASTTGQPYDVDDQTVETVHRLVSQQASSDGTPGLFGPSITPPAGASLLDRVLGLTGRDPGWKS from the coding sequence ATGACCGACAGTGACGACAGCCCCGATCTCGCGCCCGCGGCCCGCGCGTTGAAGGCGCTGCTGCACGGGGTGACCGACGACCAGCTCGCCAGTCCCACCCCGTGTGAGAGGTGGACGGTCGGCGACCTGCTCGACCACCTCCTGGGGCTGACGGTCGCATTCCGGGTGGCCGCCGAGAAGGGACCCGACGCGGCGCCGGCTGGCCCGGGCGATCCCTCGGTTGCCAACCTCGATCCACAGTGGCGCAGCCGACTGCCGGTGCAGCTCGATGAATTGGTTGCCGCATGGCGCGCGCCGGCCGCCTGGACGGGCGAGACCGCAGCCGGCGGGGTGGTGCTGCCCGCCGAGATCATGGGCATCGTCGCGTTGAACGAGCTGGTCGTCCACGGATGGGACCTCGCCAGCACGACCGGACAGCCCTACGACGTTGATGACCAGACAGTCGAGACGGTCCACCGCCTGGTGTCCCAGCAGGCGAGCAGTGACGGCACCCCTGGGCTGTTCGGGCCGTCGATCACCCCGCCCGCCGGCGCATCCCTGCTCGACCGCGTCCTCGGGCTCACCGGCCGCGACCCGGGATGGAAGTCGTAG
- a CDS encoding DUF6220 domain-containing protein: protein MRRAFAGLAALLMLAVVAQFFLAASGAFDTAPNDEAFQPHRALGGGVVLIAVLATAVAAVARMPGGLIGMSGLVAGLAVVQFVIRAIAAAFDGTGGSTTAGQLVFGLHAVNGLAILAVAGRIVRQARQLSRPAAPTRQVP, encoded by the coding sequence ATGCGTAGAGCGTTCGCTGGCCTGGCGGCCCTGCTGATGTTGGCCGTTGTCGCACAGTTCTTCCTGGCTGCGAGCGGCGCCTTCGACACGGCACCCAACGATGAGGCCTTCCAGCCGCACCGGGCGCTGGGTGGCGGAGTCGTCCTGATCGCGGTCCTGGCGACCGCCGTCGCCGCGGTTGCCCGGATGCCCGGGGGGCTCATCGGGATGAGCGGCCTGGTCGCCGGACTCGCAGTCGTCCAGTTCGTGATCCGGGCGATCGCCGCGGCGTTCGACGGCACCGGCGGCAGCACGACCGCCGGCCAGCTGGTCTTCGGTCTGCACGCGGTCAACGGTCTCGCCATCCTGGCCGTGGCCGGGAGGATCGTCCGCCAGGCCAGGCAGCTGTCCAGGCCGGCCGCACCGACGCGACAAGTGCCATGA
- a CDS encoding multicopper oxidase domain-containing protein, whose protein sequence is MTTGLWIILDHLVALLSVAAWFAAGVTLALRRTRLALAVLIAAVLVTLVRVGTVAVLASRGWWFVQEKVLLGLPMLGAAGTVAVLLAGRHLLAARRGRGDGRSAGGVVAVLTAAYAALAGLVVTFLAGYPLTWSTALITISFVGAGALLTTRVVTAPAGSTADAGVTQAPISRRRFIGWAGGAVVVTAAGAGAGLSFLPAGSVTLGEGRGRSSRAAVSVADLRGAGSPAPGGAVRRHVLTAKKASVRLPSGREIDAWTYNGEVPGPTITATQGDLIEVRLRNADISDGVTVHWHGYDVPCGEDGVPGVTQLPVAPGADFVYRFRAEQVGTYWYHTHHASHVSVRKGLYGALVVHPRDGQRADESTAAGQVDLTLPVHTFDGTVMIAGRDGRTEHPAPPGTPVRLRLINTDSDPHRIVLAGTTFRVAAVDGRDLNQPGEVSDVGLRLPAGGRYDLVFLMPGRSVALVVDDDRDGGLRLRPDGDAAGAARIEDTSGLPELDLLRYGAPAAVPFDLRNADRRFTMVLDRGVAMVDGRPAYAQTVNGRGHPAIPDQLVAEGDIVRFTVVNRSLETHPWHLHGHPVLILSRDGTPSTGSPLWVDTFDVRPGETWEVAFRATNPGIWMNHCHNLPHAHQGMMLRLHYDGVTTPFAGSPGGSPGHGH, encoded by the coding sequence ATGACCACCGGACTGTGGATCATCCTCGACCACCTCGTCGCGCTGCTGAGCGTCGCCGCGTGGTTCGCGGCCGGCGTCACCCTGGCGCTCCGGCGCACCCGGCTGGCGCTCGCCGTCCTGATCGCGGCGGTGCTGGTGACGCTGGTCCGGGTGGGCACCGTGGCGGTGCTGGCCAGCCGGGGCTGGTGGTTCGTCCAGGAGAAGGTGCTGCTCGGGCTGCCGATGCTGGGGGCCGCCGGGACCGTCGCCGTGCTGCTCGCCGGCCGGCACCTGCTCGCGGCGAGGCGGGGGCGGGGCGACGGCAGGTCGGCGGGCGGGGTGGTCGCGGTGCTCACCGCGGCGTACGCGGCGCTGGCCGGTCTTGTGGTGACCTTCCTGGCCGGATACCCGCTCACCTGGAGCACGGCCTTGATCACGATCTCGTTCGTGGGCGCTGGCGCATTGCTGACCACGCGAGTGGTCACGGCTCCCGCCGGGAGCACCGCTGATGCCGGCGTCACCCAGGCGCCGATCTCGCGCCGCCGGTTCATCGGCTGGGCCGGTGGCGCGGTCGTGGTGACCGCCGCCGGCGCCGGCGCCGGGCTGTCGTTCCTCCCCGCCGGATCGGTGACCTTGGGAGAGGGCCGCGGGCGTTCGTCCCGGGCGGCGGTGTCGGTGGCTGACCTACGCGGTGCCGGCTCGCCGGCACCGGGCGGCGCCGTGCGGCGGCACGTGCTCACCGCGAAGAAGGCCAGCGTACGGCTGCCGTCCGGCCGCGAGATCGACGCGTGGACCTACAACGGCGAGGTACCGGGTCCGACGATCACCGCGACCCAGGGTGACCTGATCGAGGTGCGGCTGCGCAACGCCGACATCTCCGACGGCGTGACCGTGCACTGGCACGGCTACGACGTACCGTGCGGCGAGGACGGCGTGCCGGGGGTGACCCAGTTGCCCGTGGCACCCGGTGCGGACTTCGTCTACCGGTTCCGGGCCGAACAGGTGGGCACCTACTGGTACCACACCCACCACGCATCCCATGTCAGCGTACGCAAGGGCCTGTACGGCGCTCTCGTCGTGCACCCGCGCGATGGACAGCGCGCCGACGAGTCCACGGCGGCTGGGCAGGTGGACCTGACCCTGCCCGTGCACACCTTCGACGGCACCGTCATGATCGCCGGTAGGGACGGCAGGACCGAACACCCGGCGCCACCCGGTACGCCCGTGCGGTTGCGGTTGATCAACACCGACTCGGATCCGCACCGGATCGTCCTCGCCGGGACCACGTTCCGGGTGGCGGCCGTCGACGGCCGGGACCTCAACCAGCCCGGCGAGGTCAGCGACGTGGGGCTGCGTCTGCCCGCGGGCGGGCGATACGACCTGGTGTTCCTCATGCCGGGCAGGTCCGTGGCACTCGTCGTCGACGACGATCGTGACGGCGGACTGCGCCTGCGCCCGGATGGCGACGCCGCGGGTGCGGCCCGGATCGAGGACACGTCCGGCCTGCCGGAGCTCGACCTGTTGCGGTACGGCGCTCCGGCGGCCGTGCCCTTCGACCTCCGCAACGCCGACCGGCGCTTCACCATGGTCCTCGACCGAGGCGTGGCCATGGTCGACGGCCGACCGGCGTACGCGCAGACCGTCAACGGCCGGGGCCACCCCGCCATCCCGGACCAGCTCGTCGCCGAAGGCGACATCGTCCGGTTCACCGTCGTCAACCGAAGCCTGGAAACGCACCCCTGGCACCTGCACGGCCATCCGGTGCTGATCCTGTCCAGGGACGGGACGCCGTCCACCGGCAGTCCGCTGTGGGTGGACACCTTCGATGTCCGGCCAGGCGAAACGTGGGAGGTCGCGTTCCGGGCTACGAACCCCGGAATCTGGATGAACCACTGCCACAACCTTCCCCACGCGCATCAGGGCATGATGCTGCGACTCCACTACGACGGCGTGACCACGCCATTCGCCGGCTCGCCCGGCGGAAGCCCGGGCCATGGCCACTGA
- a CDS encoding helix-turn-helix domain-containing protein, with protein sequence MRLRFTTRTSDSPWIDTVWTCTSEQVTQMTSVATVNWGLVFWTQEGRAYAAVSGPETGASVAPVPPGATFVGIEFSLGTSLRSVPTPALVDAGAELPDATRRTFRLDGTCWATPGPDDAEALVGRLVRAGAVVRDPLVTEVRVGGRPAVSARTVERRFRAATGLTQGAVRQIERAREAAMLLAGGLAAPDVVGRLAYYDEPHLARALQRYVGRTARQLREGAGGAIALDLVQPATS encoded by the coding sequence GTGAGACTGCGGTTCACGACGCGCACGTCCGACTCACCGTGGATCGACACCGTGTGGACCTGCACGAGCGAGCAGGTGACGCAGATGACCTCCGTCGCGACGGTGAACTGGGGCCTGGTGTTCTGGACGCAGGAGGGCAGAGCGTACGCGGCTGTCTCCGGCCCCGAGACCGGCGCCAGCGTCGCGCCCGTGCCGCCGGGCGCGACGTTCGTCGGCATCGAGTTCTCGCTGGGCACGTCGCTGCGGTCCGTACCCACGCCGGCCCTTGTCGACGCGGGCGCCGAACTGCCCGACGCGACCCGCCGGACGTTCCGGTTGGACGGTACGTGCTGGGCGACACCCGGTCCCGACGACGCCGAGGCCCTGGTCGGCCGCCTCGTTCGCGCCGGGGCCGTGGTCCGGGATCCGCTGGTCACCGAGGTGCGCGTCGGCGGCCGTCCCGCAGTGTCGGCACGCACCGTCGAACGCCGGTTCCGCGCCGCGACGGGGCTCACCCAGGGCGCCGTACGACAGATCGAACGGGCCCGCGAGGCCGCGATGCTGCTAGCCGGCGGCCTCGCGGCCCCCGACGTCGTCGGACGGCTCGCGTACTACGACGAGCCGCACCTCGCCCGAGCGTTGCAACGGTACGTGGGACGCACGGCGCGGCAACTACGGGAGGGTGCCGGCGGCGCCATCGCCCTGGATCTGGTTCAGCCGGCGACGTCGTAG
- a CDS encoding sensor histidine kinase translates to MQRPTVSLPPRVVAQDVALALFVTVMQVQGTVAKVAIEGAPRPLTDFGNLGYVLLAVSGLALAVRRRWPVPVFVTAALASLAYYSVDFPDGPGWLGLFVALYTLTAYGDGRRSVVIAGAGIAVLATGWLVSAADIEPRAAIGWVFFRIGASVMSAALGESVRSRRVIAAEAQERAELAERTREEEARARVDAERLRIAREVHDTVAHAIAIINVQSGVTAHVLDKRPEVAREALQTIEQTSSRALREMRAILGVLRDDHDGRLPYPGLEQIDELTAKARDAGLDIKLEQSPPAAPLPSAVGSAAYRILQESITNVIRHVGPTRVTVALNPGIDALEIRVTDEGRRAVPGDDPASPRLPPQPRTITGGPAEHGRGILGMRERCRLLGGELDARPTPAGGFEVTARLPLAPTGARL, encoded by the coding sequence ATGCAACGCCCTACCGTGTCGCTTCCCCCGCGTGTGGTGGCGCAAGACGTGGCGCTCGCGCTCTTCGTCACCGTGATGCAGGTGCAGGGCACGGTCGCCAAGGTTGCCATCGAGGGGGCACCGCGCCCGCTCACCGACTTCGGAAACCTCGGATATGTGCTGCTGGCGGTGAGTGGCCTCGCCCTGGCCGTCCGCCGCCGGTGGCCGGTGCCGGTGTTCGTCACCGCCGCGCTCGCCAGCCTCGCGTACTACAGCGTCGACTTCCCGGACGGGCCCGGCTGGCTCGGGCTCTTCGTCGCCCTGTACACCCTCACCGCGTACGGCGACGGGCGTCGGTCAGTGGTGATCGCCGGTGCGGGTATCGCGGTGCTTGCCACCGGGTGGCTGGTCTCCGCTGCCGACATCGAGCCACGCGCTGCCATCGGCTGGGTGTTTTTCCGGATCGGTGCGTCGGTGATGAGCGCAGCCCTCGGCGAATCCGTGCGGTCCCGGCGGGTCATCGCCGCCGAAGCTCAGGAGCGTGCTGAGCTGGCTGAACGAACTCGCGAGGAGGAAGCGCGGGCGCGGGTCGACGCCGAACGGCTCCGGATCGCCCGCGAGGTCCACGACACCGTCGCGCACGCCATCGCGATCATCAACGTTCAATCCGGTGTCACCGCGCACGTGCTCGACAAGAGGCCGGAAGTGGCCCGCGAGGCGCTGCAGACCATCGAACAGACCAGTTCCCGGGCACTGCGCGAGATGCGGGCCATCCTCGGGGTGCTCCGGGACGACCACGACGGACGCCTGCCGTACCCCGGGCTCGAGCAGATCGACGAACTCACCGCCAAGGCCCGCGACGCCGGGCTCGACATCAAGCTCGAGCAGAGCCCGCCCGCGGCACCGCTGCCGAGCGCGGTGGGCAGCGCCGCCTACCGGATCCTGCAGGAATCGATCACCAACGTGATCCGCCACGTCGGCCCGACCCGGGTGACGGTAGCGCTGAATCCAGGGATCGACGCCCTGGAGATCCGGGTGACCGATGAGGGCCGCCGTGCCGTCCCCGGTGATGACCCCGCGAGTCCACGCCTACCGCCGCAGCCTCGGACCATCACCGGAGGCCCGGCCGAGCACGGCCGCGGGATCCTCGGAATGCGCGAGCGCTGTCGACTGCTGGGCGGAGAACTCGACGCCAGACCGACCCCGGCCGGAGGGTTCGAGGTCACGGCCCGGCTGCCGCTCGCGCCGACCGGGGCACGCCTGTGA
- a CDS encoding response regulator produces the protein MTVLLADDEGLVRSGFKVLLDLEDDITVVGEATNGAEAVERARATRPDVVLMDIRMPRLDGIQATTQITATHGLEQVRVLILTTYDTDEYVFEALQAGASGFLLKDAGPAELLHAIRVVAAGDALLAPRITRRLIGQFTAQRTATRAAEDRLAVLTQREREVLALVGQGLSNHEIGAELFLSPATARTHVSHAMAKLGARDRAQLVVIAYQTGLVIPDKA, from the coding sequence ATCACGGTGCTGCTGGCCGACGACGAGGGTCTCGTGCGGTCCGGATTCAAGGTCCTGCTCGACCTCGAGGACGACATCACGGTGGTGGGAGAAGCCACCAACGGCGCCGAAGCCGTCGAGCGGGCGCGCGCCACCCGCCCCGACGTCGTCCTCATGGACATCCGCATGCCGAGGCTGGACGGAATTCAAGCCACCACTCAGATCACGGCGACGCACGGGTTGGAGCAGGTCCGAGTCCTCATCCTCACCACCTACGACACCGACGAGTACGTCTTCGAGGCACTCCAAGCCGGCGCCAGCGGCTTCCTGCTCAAAGACGCCGGACCGGCCGAACTGCTGCATGCCATCCGGGTGGTCGCTGCCGGAGATGCGCTGCTCGCGCCGCGGATCACCCGACGACTCATCGGCCAGTTCACCGCGCAACGAACAGCCACCCGGGCCGCGGAGGACCGGCTCGCGGTGCTGACCCAGCGCGAGCGCGAGGTGCTGGCCCTGGTGGGGCAGGGCCTGAGCAACCACGAGATCGGTGCCGAGTTGTTCCTCAGCCCGGCCACCGCGCGCACCCACGTCAGCCACGCGATGGCGAAACTGGGTGCGCGTGACCGCGCACAGCTGGTCGTCATCGCCTACCAGACCGGACTGGTCATCCCCGACAAGGCTTGA